The genomic segment TTAGTAACTGAACCGTTGGATAACATAGACCTAGGAATTACAGATATCGATAAATATTCAGTAGAAATGCAGAATCCAGATATTACAGAACCAGCAGGTGCAGGTAATGTACCAGAATCTAACTATAAGATGATTGCTGCCCTGGGAGTTAAGCGGGGAGATTTAGAGAAAAAAGAGCTACCTAATTTTGTAGATGAACACGGTATGCCCGGCTTTGCACCAACACAGGGACACATTCCATCGGGAGTACCCTTTATTGGCCATGCTCGCCGTGAGATGTTAGCAGGCGAGATGGAGCGGAGCATGATTATCGGTAAAGGAAGTCTATTTTTAGGTAGAATGACTAACTTATTTGATGGTGTATCCTTTATTATGGAAGCAAATGAAGGACAGGACAGCAACGAGACAGGAGTCAGTGAAGACGAGATTAAAGGTATCGTAGCTAAGGCAATGCGTAACCTATCTGATTCCTTACTAGCTGATGAAGAATAAAGGAGGTGGAAAAAATGGCCAACAAAGAAGCAAAGAAGAAAGTAGCTAATGTCTTTAATCAAGTGGCAGATGCTATAGAGACCGGTCAGTTTGGAGCTAAAACTAAAGTAGGGATTACCACTTTAGGTAGTGAACACGGAGTAGAAGAGATAGTCAAGGGGGCAGAGATGGCCCACAATAAGCATCAAGACCTTGAAGTAAAGTTAATAGGTCCTGATGTAGATACAGAACTATCAGTAATTTATGAAACAGACTGTGAAGAGACAGCCCATGATAAGATGGAAGAATTGCTGCAGGCAGGTAAGATAGATGCCTGTGTAACCAATCACTTTAACTTTCCCATCGGCGTCTCCACAGTAGGAAGAGTCGTAACACCCGGTTTAGGAAGAGAGATGCTGTTGGCTACTTCGACAGGTAGTTCAGCTACTAATCGGATTACAGCCATGGTGAAGAATGCAATTTACGGTATCACTGCCGCTAAAGCATTAGGTAATGAGAATCCAAGTGTAGGAATTTTGAATGTTGACGGCGCTCGACAGGTAGAACAGGCTCTTAAGGAATTAAAAGATAATGGTTATGAAATCAACTTCAGTGAAACAGTTCGTGCCGACGGCGGCTGTGTAATGCGCGGAAATGATCTCTTACAGGGTTCAGCCGATATAATGGTAACAGATACTTTAACCGGTAATCTATTGATGAAAGTATTTGGAGCCTTCACCACTGGAGGCAGCTATGAATCATTAGGCTACGGCTACGGTCCAGGAGTAGGGGAAGATTATGACCAGATCATCAATATTATTTCCAGAGCCTCCGGAGCACCAGTAATTGCCGGAGCCATTCGCTATGCAGCCGACGCAGCTCAGGGAGAACTTACTAAAGTAGCCCAACAAGAATTTAAAGCAGCCAAGGATGCAGGCCTAGAAGAGATTATTGAAGATATAGAAAGCAGTAATTCGGCAGCTGAAGAAGAAGTTTCAGCTCCGCCAGCTAAAACGGTAGATGAAGAAATCTCAGGAATAGATATCTTAACCTTAGATGATGCTAAGGCAGCTCTCTGGAAAGAAGGAATCTATGCCGAGACAGGCATGGGCTGTACAGGACCTGTAGTAATGGTAGCTAATGAAGATGAAGAAGAGGCTATGGAAATTTTAAAAGAGAATGGGTTTATAACGTAAATAATATAGTTCAGTGGGGCTAGCTGTGAAGCTGGTCCTTTTTTTATTTTATGACTAAAAGTTTAACTAATAGGAATATTTTAGTATTTAATTCATATACATGTATTGATATTGTTTTATTTCAAAATACTTGTTAGCTGTAATTATGTCAATTGAAAAGGATGGTAATTTAAATAATAAATATATTTACCTAGAGATTGGAAGAATTAATCTTTTAAGGAGGGGAAATAATGGAGGAGTATAATATTTATCAGGATATTGCTGATAGAACTGGCGGTGATATTTACATTGGAGTTGTAGGACCGGTTCGAACCGGAAAATCAACCTTTATCAAGCGGTTTATGGATTTATTGGTGCTGCCTAATATTGAAGACGAATATGAAAAAGAACGTACTCAGGATGAACTGCCACAAAGCGGTGCTGGACGGACGATAATGACTACTGAACCGAAGTTTGTACCTAATGAGGGGATAGAACTTGGGCTGGATGATAAACTGAATTTTAGAGTTAGACTGGTCGACTGTGTCGGCTATCAAGTTGATGGTGCTTTAGGGTATGAAGAAGAGGATGGTCCTCGAATGGTTATTACTCCTTGGTATGAGGAGGCTATTCCATTCCAGGAGGCGGCTGAAGTTGGTACTAAAAAGGTAATTGATGAGCATTCTACAATTGGACTAGTAGTAACTACTGACGGTAGTATAACTGAACTGCCAAGGGAAAGTTATATAGAAGCAGAGGAGCGGGTAATAGCTGAATTAGAGGAGATAGGTAAGCCTTATTTGATAACTTTAAATACGACTTCTCCTAATAGTCAGCGGACACAGCAGCTTAAAGGAGAGTTAGAAGAAAAATATAATAAGCCGGTAGTACCTGTTGATTGTGAAAACTTAACTGAAGATGATATAACCTATCTTTTACAGGAGACTCTGTATGAATTTCCTGTTCGAGAAATTAATATTGATTTGCCGCTGTGGATTGATCAGTTAAACTCCGACCACTGGCTTAGTGAAGAGTTAAGTGCTAATATTAATGAATCAATGGAGGATGTAATTAGACTGCGTGATATTGAAGAGGGGCTGAATAATCTGGCAGATTATGAATATACCAAAGAGATTATTCTTGAGAATATGGATTTAGGTACCGGCAGTGCAGAAATTAATATTGCTATGCAGGATCAGCTCTTTTATAATGTTATCAAGGAAGAGACTGGATTAGAGATTGAAGGTGATCATCATTTATTCAATCTTATTCAGGAATTAAGTGAAGCTAAAGATAAGTATGATAAAGTAGCTCAGGCTTTAGCAGAGGTAGAAGAGAAGGGATATGGTATTGTTCAGCCGGAATTAGAAGATCTTGTTTTTGATGAACCGGAATTAATAAAGCAGGGAGGCCAATTTGGTGTTAAACTGAATGCATCTGCTCCTTCTATTCATATGATTAGAGCCGATATTAATACTGAAGTTTCACCGGTAGTAGGTACAGAAAAGCGGTGTGAAGAACTGATTGATTTTATGCAGGAGGAGTTTGAAGAGAATCCAGAGGCTATCTGGGATACTGACTTTTTAGGTCGTTCTCTACATGATTTAGTTAAGGATGGTATTCAGAATAAGCTATATCGAATGCCTGAGAATGCCCAGAATAAATTACAGGATACTCTTCAAAAAGTAGTTAATGAAGGCAGCGGAGGACTGATCTGTATTATATTATAATTTATAGCAATGATTCCCATTAAATACCGGCTTTTTAGGCCGGTATTTTAATTTTTATAACTTTTTTTTCCTAAAATAAAGGAAAATATTGTTGAGATGACGAATAAAATTGATGATATAATAAATATTGATGTGTTATACTATTAAGGGAGGTGATTGATTTGACAAAGACTGAGTTAGTTGATAGGATAGCAGATAAAACTGGATTAACTAAAAAAGATACTAAAGAAACAGTAGATGCTTTTACTGAGGTAGTTACTGAAACTCTCCAAGAAGAAGCAAATAAGGATGAAGATGAGAGGGATAAAGTCCAGTTAATTGGATTTGGAAGTTTTGAGGTTCGTGATCGTAGTGCCCGTAAAGGACGTAATCCGCAGACAGGCGAAGAAATTGAAATTCCTGCTCGCAAGGTTCCTGCCTTTAAAGCAGGTAAAGGATTAAAAGAGGCGGTTGATCAATAATAAGTTAAAGATTCATTTTCTCATAATGTTTGGTTTATTTGTAGAAAGAGCATTTTGCTCTTTCTACTTTTTATAATAAAGATTCAAATATAATATTTAAGCAAAGTAGCAGAGTAGGAGGGAACAAAATCATGAGTCAAAAGGTGTATTTAAATGGTGAATTAGTAGAAAAGGATGAGGCTAAAGTTTCGGTTTGGGACCATGGTTTTCTTTATGGTGACGGCATCTTTGAGGGGATTAGAGCCTATAATGGACGAATCTTTAGGTTTAAGCAGCATATTGATAGGCTTTATGAGTCTGCTAAAGCAATTATGCTTGATATTCCCTTAACAAAAGAAGAGATGGAAGAGGCTGTAATCGAAACAATTCAAGCTAATGAATTAGAGGACTGTTATATTCGCCTGGTAGTTTCTCGCGGTGTAGGTGACTTAGGTTTGAATCCTACATCCTGCCCAGAGTCTAATGTGATAATTATTGCTAGTGATATTGAGCTTTATCCAGAAAAGTTTTATAAGGAAGGTTTAGAAGTAGTTACTGTACCAACAAGAAGGAATATTCCTGAAGCCTTAAATCCAAGAATTAAGTCGCTGAACTATCTTAATAATATCTTGGCTAAACTGGAAGCTAATCGGGCTGGAGTATTAGAAGCAGTTATGTTAAATAATGAAGGATATGTAGCAGAATGTACAGGAGATAATATCTTTATCATTAAAGATGATACGTTAATTACTCCGCCAGTTTCTGCTGGAGCTCTAAAAGGGATTAAACGTGATGTAGTATTAGAAATAGCTCCTGAATTAGGTTTAGAAGTAAGAGAGGAATTATTTACCCGTCATGCTCTCTATACAGCTGATGAATGTTTCTTGAGCGGAACTGCTGCTGAGGTAGTTCCGGTAGTTAAAATAGATGATAGAGATATTGCTGACGGTACTCCTGGAGATTATACCTGGGATTTAATTGATAAGTTCAGAGAAAGGGCAAATAGTGAGGGAGAGCATATTTATTAAATAAATAATATATAAATAATAAGTTTAAAAAGTCTATGGTTATTTCTTTTAAAAGAGATAACTGTAGGCTTTTTTTATTATAATTGGTAGTTAATAATAGTTTTTGCCAGCAAAAAAGAGCTTACCTCTATTAATTAAGCTTTAAAATTAATAAATTTTATTGCTTTTTGGAAACTACCATGTTATAATGTTTACTGTTGTTGAACAACTATCCATTATAAGTGGACAAAGTAGGTGATTTAATGAGAGAGAGTAGTAATGAGTATTATGTGGTTCATAAAGATATTCTTCCTACAGCAATTGTTAAAACAGTTAAGGCTAAACAGCTTTTGAAATCAGGAGGAGTAGATAACGTCAGTGAAGCTGTAGAAAGGATAGGTTTAAGCAGAAGTGCCTATTATAAGTATAAAGATTACGCTTTTCCTTTTTTAGAAGATACTCAGCAGAAGGTAATTACTTTATCTCTGCTTTTAAAGCATGAATCTGGTGTTTTATCGCAGGTTATTAATGAGATAGCTAAAGTCAAAGGCAATATTCTTACAATTAATCAAGGGATACCTCTGCAGGGAGTGGCTAATGCTACTATTACTATTGAAACTATCGAGATGATTTCTGATGTAGATGGTTTAATGGAGGACTTGGATGGATTATCCGGCATACAGAAGGTAGAGATTATTGGCCGTAACTTTAAATATTAATTAAGGAGGATTTAGTATGGGTAAATCAGTAGTTAAAGTAGCAATTTTAGGATTAGGTACTGTTGGTAGCGGAGTAGCAAAACTGTTGTTGGAGAATAATCAGAATATAAATCAAAAGATTGATAATGAAGTGAAATTAGTTAAGGTTCTGGATAAGGACTTAACTAGGGAGCGGGAAGTTGATATACCTGCTGAGATGATGACGGATAATCCTGAAGATATATTATCAAATCCGGAAATAGATGTTGTTGTGGAGACTATAGGCGGGGTTGGCCCGGCTAAAGAATTAGTTACAGAGGCTTTAGAGGTTAAAAAGAATGTGGTTACAGCCAATAAAGAGATGGTGGCCAAATATGGAAGTGAATTGTTGGAATTATCCGATGAGAATGGAGTAGATTTCTATTTTGAGGCCAGTGTCGGTGGAGGAATTCCGATTATTAGATCATTAAAGGAGTCTTTAACAGCTAATAGGATTCAGGAAGTAATGGGAATTGTCAATGGAACTACTAATTATATCTTAACTAAGATGATTCAGGAAGGTGCTAAGTTCGAAGATGTACTGGCTGAAGCCCAGCAGAAGGGCTATGCAGAGCCTGATCCTACAGCAGATATAGAAGGCTATGATGCTGCTTATAAATTATCTATTTTATCAGCTATTGCTTTTGGTTCACCAGTTGATGTAGATGATATTCATTTAGAAGGAATTTCGGATATTAAGCAAGAAGATATTACATATGCCAAGGAATTAGGGTATGTAATTAAGCTTTTAGCTATTGGTAAAGAAGCGGATGGAGAGATAGAGGTAAGAGTCCATCCTACCATGATTCCTAATGAGCACCCTTTAGCTGCAGTGAATAACGTTTTTAATGCTGTTTTTGTAAAAGGACATGCAGTTGGGGAATTAATGTATTATGGTCGTGGAGCAGGTTCGATGCCGACCGGGAGTGCTATTGTAGCAGATGTAATGGATATTGCCCGCAATATTAATTATAGAGCAAATAATCGTATTTCCTGCAGCTGTTATGAAGATAAAGATATAAAGCCGATGTTTGATATTACTGCTAAGTATTATATTCGATTAGAAGTTATAGATGAGCCTGGGGTTTTAGCTTCGGTATCCAGTATTTTTGGCAAGAATAATGTCAGTATTGAGTCGGTGATTCAGAAAGGAAAGATAGATAAGACAGTTCCTTTAGTCTTGGTTACTCATCAAGTAACTGAGGGCGATATTCAGACTGCTTTAAAAGAAATTAAGGAATTAGATGAAGTTAAAGAACTTAGTAGTTTAATTAGAGTTGAAGATTAGAGAAGCAAAAGGAGGCGATGGAAATGGGATTAATTGTACAGAAATACGGTGGTACTTCAGTAGCAAATCCGGATAGAATTAAGAAAGTAGCAGAGAGGATAGTAAAGAGAAAACATGAAGGTGATCAGGTAGTTGCCGTTGTTTCGGCTTTAGGGAATACTACTGATGAATTAATAGAGCTATCGCGTGAGATTACCGATAATCCGCCGAAACGAGAGTATGATATGTTAGTCTCTACTGGAGAACAGGTATCTGTAGCTTTATTGGCAATGGCTATTAATGAATTAGGAGAGGAAGTAATTTCATTAACCGGTTCTCAGGTGGGAATTATTACTGATGATCTTCATTCTAAGGCTCAGATTTTGAAGATAGATTCTAGTAGATTAGAGAAGGAGTTATCTAAGGATAAGATAGTGGTAGTAGCAGGCTTTCAAGGAGTGACTATTAATAATGATATTACTACTCTAGGACGCGGTGGCTCTGATACAACAGCTGTAGCCTTGGCAACTAAGCTGGATGCTGAGGTCTGCGAGATCTATACTGATGTAGATGGTATTTATACAGCTGACCCACGGACAGTAGAGGCTGCTTCTAAGTTAAAGGGAATCTCCTATGATGAGATGTTGGAACTGGCTAACTTAGGGGCGCAGGTTCTACAGCCTAGATCAGTGGAGTTTGCTAAAAATTATGGAATTAAATTGGCAGTAAGATCAAGCTTCAATCATAAACCGGGTACTTATGTTAAGGAGGTAGGAAAATTGGAAAAGGATAGAGTAGTTACAGGAGTGGCTTGTAGCACTGATGATATCAAAATTTCGTTGATTGGAGTACCAGACAGACCGGGAATAGCCTATCAGATCTTTGAGGCGTTAGCTGAAGCCAGTATCAATGTAGATATGATTATTCAGAATGTTCACCGGGGGGAGGTAAATGATATTACCTTTACTATTGATGATGAGAACTTAAATGAAGCTAAAGCTCTTTTAGATAAACTACAGAATGAGTTAGCAATTGAAAATATTGTCTATGATTCTGAAGTAGCTAAAGTATCCATCGTTGGAGCGGGAATGGTTACTAATCCTGGAGTAGCAGCCGAAATGTTTGAAGCATTGGCCAGTCAGGACATTAATATTGAAATGATCAGTACTTCTGAAATTAAGGTTTCCTGTCTAATAAATAAGTCTGATGCTGATAAAGCAGTGCAGGCTATTCATGATAGTTTTGATTTAGGTAATGTAGAAGAAGCAAGTGATGGTAATGTATAGAGTAAAGGTCCCGGCTACTACTGCTAACCTGGGACCCGGCTTTGATATTTTAGGCATGGCTTTAGATCTTTATAATATAATCGAAGTTAAAGAGACTGATAGAGGATTAAATATAGATATAGAGGGTTTAGGGGCTAAAGAGCTGCCTACTGATAAAAGTAATTTAGTCTATCAGACTATGGATTATCTCTTTGACAAAGCTGATTATAGGCCGGCCGGTTTAGATATTAAGCTGATTAATCAGATTCCTATTGCCAGGGGATTAGGCAGCAGTGCTACTATAATAGTCGGAGGCTTAGTTCTAGCCAATACTTTGGCTGGAACTCCTTTTTCGAATGATCAACTATTGAATTTTGCTGCTGAAATCGAAGGCCATCCGGATAATGTAGCTCCAGCATTATTGGGAGGAGTAGTTATTTCAGTAATTACAGATCAGGAAGAAATTATTTATAAGAAGATTAAGGCGCCTGAATTGAAGACGGTAGTTGGTATTCCTGACTTTAAACTATCAACTACTGAAGCAAGAGAGGTGCTGCCCGCTCAGGTAACCTTCAATGATGCTGTCTTTAACTGCAGTCGGGTGGGACTTTTAGTTTCTGCTTTCATGACTGAGGATTATGATTTATTAGCTACTTGTTTTGAGGACAGGCTCCATCAGTCTTATCGCCAAGACTTAGTTCCAGGAATGGGCGAAGTAATAAAAGAGGCTAAGGATGACGGGGCTTTGGCAAT from the Acetohalobium arabaticum DSM 5501 genome contains:
- the ilvE gene encoding branched-chain-amino-acid transaminase, translated to MSQKVYLNGELVEKDEAKVSVWDHGFLYGDGIFEGIRAYNGRIFRFKQHIDRLYESAKAIMLDIPLTKEEMEEAVIETIQANELEDCYIRLVVSRGVGDLGLNPTSCPESNVIIIASDIELYPEKFYKEGLEVVTVPTRRNIPEALNPRIKSLNYLNNILAKLEANRAGVLEAVMLNNEGYVAECTGDNIFIIKDDTLITPPVSAGALKGIKRDVVLEIAPELGLEVREELFTRHALYTADECFLSGTAAEVVPVVKIDDRDIADGTPGDYTWDLIDKFRERANSEGEHIY
- the thrB gene encoding homoserine kinase gives rise to the protein MYRVKVPATTANLGPGFDILGMALDLYNIIEVKETDRGLNIDIEGLGAKELPTDKSNLVYQTMDYLFDKADYRPAGLDIKLINQIPIARGLGSSATIIVGGLVLANTLAGTPFSNDQLLNFAAEIEGHPDNVAPALLGGVVISVITDQEEIIYKKIKAPELKTVVGIPDFKLSTTEAREVLPAQVTFNDAVFNCSRVGLLVSAFMTEDYDLLATCFEDRLHQSYRQDLVPGMGEVIKEAKDDGALAIALSGAGPSIVALTLENEVEVGETIVRVFAQHGIKANYKVAEPNSTGVIVENL
- a CDS encoding homoserine dehydrogenase codes for the protein MGKSVVKVAILGLGTVGSGVAKLLLENNQNINQKIDNEVKLVKVLDKDLTREREVDIPAEMMTDNPEDILSNPEIDVVVETIGGVGPAKELVTEALEVKKNVVTANKEMVAKYGSELLELSDENGVDFYFEASVGGGIPIIRSLKESLTANRIQEVMGIVNGTTNYILTKMIQEGAKFEDVLAEAQQKGYAEPDPTADIEGYDAAYKLSILSAIAFGSPVDVDDIHLEGISDIKQEDITYAKELGYVIKLLAIGKEADGEIEVRVHPTMIPNEHPLAAVNNVFNAVFVKGHAVGELMYYGRGAGSMPTGSAIVADVMDIARNINYRANNRISCSCYEDKDIKPMFDITAKYYIRLEVIDEPGVLASVSSIFGKNNVSIESVIQKGKIDKTVPLVLVTHQVTEGDIQTALKEIKELDEVKELSSLIRVED
- a CDS encoding HU family DNA-binding protein, with product MTKTELVDRIADKTGLTKKDTKETVDAFTEVVTETLQEEANKDEDERDKVQLIGFGSFEVRDRSARKGRNPQTGEEIEIPARKVPAFKAGKGLKEAVDQ
- the spoIVA gene encoding stage IV sporulation protein A, giving the protein MEEYNIYQDIADRTGGDIYIGVVGPVRTGKSTFIKRFMDLLVLPNIEDEYEKERTQDELPQSGAGRTIMTTEPKFVPNEGIELGLDDKLNFRVRLVDCVGYQVDGALGYEEEDGPRMVITPWYEEAIPFQEAAEVGTKKVIDEHSTIGLVVTTDGSITELPRESYIEAEERVIAELEEIGKPYLITLNTTSPNSQRTQQLKGELEEKYNKPVVPVDCENLTEDDITYLLQETLYEFPVREINIDLPLWIDQLNSDHWLSEELSANINESMEDVIRLRDIEEGLNNLADYEYTKEIILENMDLGTGSAEINIAMQDQLFYNVIKEETGLEIEGDHHLFNLIQELSEAKDKYDKVAQALAEVEEKGYGIVQPELEDLVFDEPELIKQGGQFGVKLNASAPSIHMIRADINTEVSPVVGTEKRCEELIDFMQEEFEENPEAIWDTDFLGRSLHDLVKDGIQNKLYRMPENAQNKLQDTLQKVVNEGSGGLICIIL
- the grdD gene encoding glycine/sarcosine/betaine reductase complex component C subunit alpha gives rise to the protein MANKEAKKKVANVFNQVADAIETGQFGAKTKVGITTLGSEHGVEEIVKGAEMAHNKHQDLEVKLIGPDVDTELSVIYETDCEETAHDKMEELLQAGKIDACVTNHFNFPIGVSTVGRVVTPGLGREMLLATSTGSSATNRITAMVKNAIYGITAAKALGNENPSVGILNVDGARQVEQALKELKDNGYEINFSETVRADGGCVMRGNDLLQGSADIMVTDTLTGNLLMKVFGAFTTGGSYESLGYGYGPGVGEDYDQIINIISRASGAPVIAGAIRYAADAAQGELTKVAQQEFKAAKDAGLEEIIEDIESSNSAAEEEVSAPPAKTVDEEISGIDILTLDDAKAALWKEGIYAETGMGCTGPVVMVANEDEEEAMEILKENGFIT
- a CDS encoding ACT domain-containing protein; the encoded protein is MRESSNEYYVVHKDILPTAIVKTVKAKQLLKSGGVDNVSEAVERIGLSRSAYYKYKDYAFPFLEDTQQKVITLSLLLKHESGVLSQVINEIAKVKGNILTINQGIPLQGVANATITIETIEMISDVDGLMEDLDGLSGIQKVEIIGRNFKY
- a CDS encoding aspartate kinase codes for the protein MGLIVQKYGGTSVANPDRIKKVAERIVKRKHEGDQVVAVVSALGNTTDELIELSREITDNPPKREYDMLVSTGEQVSVALLAMAINELGEEVISLTGSQVGIITDDLHSKAQILKIDSSRLEKELSKDKIVVVAGFQGVTINNDITTLGRGGSDTTAVALATKLDAEVCEIYTDVDGIYTADPRTVEAASKLKGISYDEMLELANLGAQVLQPRSVEFAKNYGIKLAVRSSFNHKPGTYVKEVGKLEKDRVVTGVACSTDDIKISLIGVPDRPGIAYQIFEALAEASINVDMIIQNVHRGEVNDITFTIDDENLNEAKALLDKLQNELAIENIVYDSEVAKVSIVGAGMVTNPGVAAEMFEALASQDINIEMISTSEIKVSCLINKSDADKAVQAIHDSFDLGNVEEASDGNV